TTTCGAATGCCCGCATAAGTGAAGGAATCAATTTTAAAATATAGCATGGGTGCTTTCTTTACCAGCTTATCGTAGTTGGAATTGCCATGCACATAGACGTCTTCAAAATATGTTCGCTTTATCTCTGCTTTAGGCACAATAAAGGAAGCGGAATAACCTAATAAAATAGCCAGGAAAAGGCCAGTAAAAAAGAATGGGCGCAGGAACCTTTTAAAACTTGTTCCACTTGCCAATATCGCCACAATCTCGCTTCGACCCGCCATTTTGGAAGTAAAAAAAATAACCGTTATAAACACAAAAAGCGGAAAAAGCAAAGCAATAATATGGGGAATAAAGGAAAAATAATAGTCGGTAATTATTTTATAAACAGACCATCCGCTCTGCACAAAATTATCTGTCTTTTCCCCAATGTCTATCACCACCGCAATGATGGTAAACAGAAAAATGGAAAAGAAAAAAGTAGTCAAGAATTTTTTGACAATATACCAGTCTATTTTCTTCATAAAGAATTACAAAGTAAAGGCAATTTTTGATAGGGAAAATAAAACGATTAACTTATTAATTAGTTAAAAACTAATAGAGCAGTTGACCCATTCACTATCAAAATCAGCCTTATATTTTTTATAAAAATTCAGGGCCGGTTGATTCCAGTCCAAAGCCTGCCAGACCATTCCGGCTAAATTTTTATCTTTTGCTTCCTCTATTAACCTTTCAAAGAGTAATTTACCAACGCCCTTTCCCCTGCAAGCTTCCGTCACAATCAAGTCTTCTAGATACATCCTTTGCCCTTTCCAGGTTGAATAACGGATATAATACAATGCAAAAGCCACAATTTTATTTGTCGCCTCCTGCTCTGCTACAAAGGCCCACCATATGGGGTTTTGACCAAACCCACTTTCTTCAAAATGTGTTAGTGAGACAGTCACCTCTTGCGGTGCTTTCTCAAATTCAGCCAATTCTCTGATTAATTCCATTAGCTGGACACAGTCTTCTTTTATTGCTCTTCTAATTCGATACATATAGAATATATTATTTTCAAAAATAAGAAGAATAAAATATAGTCGTCATCCATATGCATTATAGCCATATCACTTGTGCACATAAAAAATCAATTTATCTTTGTAAAAATTTTATACAATGGTTTATTTAACACGCGTAGAACATTTTAACGCAGCACATAAATTATATAACCCCAATTGGACCAAGGAGAGGAATGATGAAATTTTTGGATTGTGCGCCAATGAAAACTGGCATGGGCACAATTTTGAATTATATATCACCATAAAAGGAAGCCCAGATCCTGATACCGGTTTTTTAATGGATGTAAAAAAATTAAGCAGCATTATAATTGAAAGGGTTACCGACAAACTGGATCATAAAAATTTAAATTTAGATGTAGATTTTTTGCAGGGAAAAATTTGCAGTACCGAAGTGCTGGCAATTGCTATTTGGCAACAACTAACGCCTCATCTGCCAAATAATGTACATTTGCATCGGGTAAAACTTTATGAAACACCAAGAATTTTTGTAGAATATTTTGGTGAATAGAGCGCCTTTTTCCATAACCAATCTCCTAAAAATGTCTAGAGAATTAGTTTCTGTTTTTAGAAAGGCCCACTTTAACGCGGCACACAGGCTACACGTGCCCTCTTGGAGCGAGGCCGAAAACACACGCATCTTTGATAAATGCAACAACCCTCATTTTCATGGGCATAATTATGAATTAGTAGTGAAAATAACCGGAGAGGTAGACACCATCACCGGTTTTGTAATTGATTTAAAAATATTAAATGAGATTATTCAACAAGAAATTATTGCCCGGTTCGATCATCGAAATTTGAATTTAGATACCCAAGAATTCAAAACGCTAAACCCTACAGCAGAGAACATAGCTATTGTTATTTATAGGCTTATTCGGGCAAAAATTGACCGCTCACTTGATTTGCAAATACGATTATATGAGACCGAAAGAAACTTTGTAGAATATCCTGTTTCAAGATAAACATCTTTTCCTATTCACAATTCGAAGGAAAAATGCTGTATATTTTTTACATTTACCTTCTCAATTTTAAAAAATGGCATACAAAAAAACTGAACATTATGATGAAGATATTACGAATCAACTTGCAGGTCTTTACAGTAATGCATTAGAACTATTAGGAGAAAACTCCGCTCGTGAAGGTTTAGTAAAAACACCGGAGCGCATTGCAAAAGCCATGCAATATTTAACACAAGGCTATCAACTG
The Arachidicoccus soli DNA segment above includes these coding regions:
- a CDS encoding 6-pyruvoyl trahydropterin synthase family protein, with product MSRELVSVFRKAHFNAAHRLHVPSWSEAENTRIFDKCNNPHFHGHNYELVVKITGEVDTITGFVIDLKILNEIIQQEIIARFDHRNLNLDTQEFKTLNPTAENIAIVIYRLIRAKIDRSLDLQIRLYETERNFVEYPVSR
- a CDS encoding GNAT family N-acetyltransferase, with translation MYRIRRAIKEDCVQLMELIRELAEFEKAPQEVTVSLTHFEESGFGQNPIWWAFVAEQEATNKIVAFALYYIRYSTWKGQRMYLEDLIVTEACRGKGVGKLLFERLIEEAKDKNLAGMVWQALDWNQPALNFYKKYKADFDSEWVNCSISF
- a CDS encoding 6-pyruvoyl trahydropterin synthase family protein — its product is MVYLTRVEHFNAAHKLYNPNWTKERNDEIFGLCANENWHGHNFELYITIKGSPDPDTGFLMDVKKLSSIIIERVTDKLDHKNLNLDVDFLQGKICSTEVLAIAIWQQLTPHLPNNVHLHRVKLYETPRIFVEYFGE